From the Rhizobium leguminosarum bv. trifolii WSM1325 genome, one window contains:
- a CDS encoding DNA ligase D (TIGRFAM: DNA ligase D; DNA polymerase LigD, ligase domain protein; DNA polymerase LigD, polymerase domain protein; DNA ligase D, 3'-phosphoesterase domain protein~PFAM: ATP dependent DNA ligase; DNA primase small subunit; ATP dependent DNA ligase domain protein~KEGG: atc:AGR_pAT_74 DNA ligase) codes for MSDNLSKYRAKRDFKKTGEPSGEAQVKPSNRRRFVIQKHDATRLHYDLRLELDGVFKSWAVTKGPSLDPHDKRLAVEVEDHPLDYGDFEGTIPKGQYGGGTVMLWDRGYWELEGNRTPEEALARGDFKFKLEGKRLHGGFVLVRMRNDRDGGKRTNWLLIKHHDDFSVEENGAAILEENDTSVASARTMEAIAAGKGRKPTPFMMQNGDVEADAVWNSNHVFAAEERKAGVKTAKKPSAGKRANSTMPVFVPPQLCETLARPPSADGWIHEIKFDGYRIQMRVEDGEATLKTRKGLDWTAKYPAIAASASALPDAIIDGEICALDETGAPDFAALQAALSEGKTDNLVYFAFDLLFVGGEDLRELPLTERKERLATFLSDAGEDPRLHFVEHFETGGDAVLRSACRLSLEGIVSKQADAPYQSGRTETWAKSKCRAGHEVVIGAYAKTNGKFRSLLVGVHRGNHFVYVGRVGTGYGAKVVDTLLPKLQAMETSESPFTGIGAPKKSPDIVWLKPELVAEIEFAGWTADGQVRQAAFKGLREDKPAAEVEAEKPASPAKTEVPDPETSKPAPARFRKGAKVEVMGVMISSPDKPLWPDAGDGEPVTKVDLAHYHEAVGSWLIDHIKGRPCSIIRTPDGIGGEQFFQRHAMPGTSNLLELVTVFGDKKPYLQIDRVEGLAAIAQIGGVELHPWNCEPNQPEVPGRLVFDLDPGPDVDFSTVVAAAREIRDRLEELGLVSFCKTTGGKGLHVVTPLAVPKSKKLSWDIAKGFAHDVCEQMARDNPDLYLIKMAKNQREGRIFLDYLRNDRMATAVAPLSPRARPGAAVSMPLTWTQVKSDLDPKRFTVRTVPALLAKSAAWQDYCDGQRPLEQAIKRLGKLKQAA; via the coding sequence ATGAGCGACAATCTTTCGAAATACCGCGCCAAGCGCGATTTCAAGAAGACCGGCGAGCCGAGCGGCGAGGCCCAGGTGAAGCCGTCGAACCGCCGGCGGTTTGTGATCCAGAAGCACGACGCTACCCGGTTGCATTATGACCTTCGGCTCGAACTCGACGGCGTCTTTAAATCCTGGGCTGTGACCAAGGGCCCGTCGCTCGACCCGCACGACAAGCGGCTGGCCGTCGAAGTCGAAGACCATCCCTTGGACTACGGGGATTTCGAAGGCACGATCCCGAAAGGCCAGTATGGCGGCGGCACCGTGATGTTGTGGGACCGCGGCTACTGGGAGCTCGAGGGCAACAGGACGCCGGAAGAAGCGCTCGCTAGGGGCGATTTCAAGTTCAAGCTGGAGGGTAAGCGCCTCCATGGCGGTTTCGTTCTGGTGCGCATGCGCAACGACCGCGATGGCGGCAAACGGACCAACTGGCTGCTGATCAAGCATCATGACGATTTCTCGGTCGAGGAGAACGGCGCGGCCATCTTGGAGGAAAACGATACGTCCGTGGCGTCCGCGAGAACGATGGAGGCGATCGCAGCGGGAAAAGGCAGGAAGCCAACGCCATTCATGATGCAGAATGGCGACGTCGAGGCGGATGCGGTGTGGAACAGCAATCACGTTTTCGCGGCCGAGGAGCGCAAAGCGGGCGTGAAGACTGCAAAAAAGCCGTCGGCCGGCAAGCGTGCGAACTCCACCATGCCGGTTTTCGTCCCACCGCAGCTGTGCGAAACCCTGGCGCGCCCGCCATCTGCCGATGGCTGGATTCATGAGATCAAATTCGACGGCTATCGCATCCAGATGCGAGTTGAGGATGGCGAGGCAACCCTCAAAACCCGCAAGGGTCTGGACTGGACGGCCAAATATCCGGCCATCGCCGCCTCAGCGTCCGCTCTTCCCGACGCCATCATTGATGGAGAGATCTGCGCGCTCGACGAAACCGGCGCCCCGGATTTTGCTGCGCTCCAGGCGGCGCTCTCGGAAGGAAAGACCGATAATTTGGTCTACTTTGCATTCGACCTCCTCTTCGTGGGAGGCGAAGATTTGCGCGAGCTGCCGCTCACAGAACGCAAGGAACGCTTGGCGACGTTCTTGTCGGATGCCGGCGAAGATCCGCGTCTACACTTCGTCGAGCATTTCGAAACCGGTGGCGACGCGGTTCTCAGATCCGCCTGTCGTTTGTCGCTGGAGGGGATCGTCTCGAAACAGGCTGACGCACCTTATCAATCGGGCCGCACCGAGACATGGGCCAAGTCGAAATGCCGGGCAGGGCATGAAGTCGTTATCGGCGCCTATGCGAAAACCAATGGCAAGTTCCGATCACTGCTCGTCGGCGTCCATCGCGGCAACCATTTTGTCTATGTCGGCCGGGTCGGCACGGGTTATGGAGCGAAGGTCGTCGACACGCTCTTGCCCAAGCTGCAGGCGATGGAGACATCGGAGTCGCCGTTCACCGGTATCGGTGCGCCGAAGAAGAGCCCTGATATCGTTTGGCTAAAACCAGAACTCGTCGCCGAGATCGAGTTTGCCGGCTGGACGGCCGATGGCCAGGTGCGCCAAGCGGCGTTCAAGGGCTTGCGGGAAGATAAGCCTGCGGCAGAAGTCGAGGCCGAGAAGCCGGCCTCACCAGCCAAAACCGAGGTGCCCGATCCCGAGACTTCGAAACCGGCGCCTGCGCGTTTCCGCAAGGGCGCGAAGGTGGAGGTGATGGGCGTGATGATCTCCAGCCCCGACAAGCCGCTATGGCCGGATGCCGGTGACGGAGAGCCGGTGACTAAGGTCGATCTGGCGCACTACCACGAAGCCGTCGGTTCCTGGTTGATCGACCATATCAAGGGGCGGCCATGCTCAATCATTCGCACACCGGACGGCATTGGCGGAGAGCAGTTCTTCCAGCGCCATGCGATGCCGGGGACATCGAACCTGCTGGAACTGGTCACGGTGTTTGGCGACAAGAAGCCCTACCTACAGATCGATCGCGTCGAGGGTCTTGCGGCAATCGCCCAGATCGGCGGCGTCGAGCTGCATCCGTGGAACTGTGAGCCTAATCAGCCGGAAGTGCCCGGCCGTCTGGTGTTTGACCTCGATCCTGGACCTGATGTCGATTTCTCCACCGTCGTCGCAGCGGCTCGTGAAATCCGCGACCGGCTGGAGGAGCTCGGGCTCGTCAGCTTCTGCAAGACGACGGGCGGCAAAGGACTGCACGTGGTGACGCCGCTTGCTGTGCCGAAGAGCAAGAAACTCAGCTGGGACATCGCGAAGGGTTTCGCCCATGATGTTTGCGAACAGATGGCGCGCGACAATCCGGATCTTTACCTGATCAAAATGGCCAAGAATCAGCGTGAGGGGCGCATCTTTCTCGACTACCTGCGCAACGATCGCATGGCGACGGCTGTCGCACCTTTGTCTCCACGAGCGCGGCCCGGCGCCGCCGTGTCGATGCCGTTGACGTGGACGCAGGTAAAGTCTGATCTCGACCCCAAGCGGTTCACGGTTCGCACAGTTCCTGCGCTGCTTGCGAAAAGCGCCGCGTGGCAGGATTATTGCGATGGTCAGCGACCGCTTGAGCAGGCGATCAAGCGCCTCGGAAAATTAAAGCAGGCAGCGTGA
- a CDS encoding conserved hypothetical protein (KEGG: smd:Smed_5311 hypothetical protein), protein MADDSTTTIRAIFETREAADRAVEHLVQQHGISRPDIFIQSTTDRNTVGSVPSGGDASHADGARDDAALEGDIEVSADIAASQIAAVQRSLGDAGAVHVSRR, encoded by the coding sequence ATGGCGGACGACAGCACCACCACGATCCGGGCGATTTTCGAGACACGCGAGGCAGCCGACCGTGCAGTTGAACACCTTGTTCAACAGCACGGCATCTCAAGGCCCGACATCTTCATTCAATCCACCACCGATCGAAATACCGTTGGCTCAGTGCCATCGGGCGGTGATGCTTCCCACGCAGACGGCGCCCGCGATGACGCAGCCCTCGAAGGCGACATCGAGGTTTCGGCGGATATTGCAGCCAGTCAGATCGCCGCCGTCCAACGCAGTCTCGGTGACGCCGGTGCGGTCCATGTATCGCGTCGATAG
- a CDS encoding heat shock protein Hsp20 (PFAM: heat shock protein Hsp20~KEGG: atc:AGR_pAT_69 small heat shock protein HspB), translated as MATSYDYAPLYRSSVGFDRVFHLLENAQRARSINDWPPYDIIKSGDDSYRISIAVAGFTQNDLGITFQSNLLSVTGKKQEAAHEGYLHRGIAGRPFEHRFELADHVRVNRAELSNGLLSIELVREIPEALKPRKISILNAPAPNSAAPAQIEAQKAA; from the coding sequence ATGGCAACATCTTACGACTATGCACCGCTCTACCGTTCGAGCGTCGGGTTCGACCGGGTCTTTCATCTTCTCGAAAACGCCCAGCGCGCCCGCTCGATCAACGACTGGCCGCCCTATGACATCATCAAGAGCGGGGATGACAGCTATCGGATTTCGATCGCGGTGGCGGGCTTCACCCAAAACGATCTCGGCATCACCTTCCAATCCAATCTGCTGTCCGTGACGGGCAAGAAGCAGGAGGCCGCACATGAAGGCTACCTGCATCGCGGCATAGCCGGCCGGCCGTTCGAACATCGGTTCGAACTTGCCGACCACGTGAGGGTGAATAGGGCGGAGCTCAGCAATGGTCTTCTTTCGATCGAACTCGTTCGCGAGATTCCAGAGGCACTGAAGCCGCGGAAAATCTCCATACTGAACGCTCCCGCACCGAATTCCGCTGCTCCCGCGCAGATCGAAGCACAAAAGGCCGCTTGA
- a CDS encoding protein of unknown function DUF982 (PFAM: protein of unknown function DUF982~KEGG: atu:Atu5053 hypothetical protein) produces MKPDMFKQPVSIFVGLGFPAEVRGVMDAYRHLVEWPGSPRDAAHAVALKACRAALRGEIEAETARGLFAAFAKKHDLLAPENNMIAASRLPGDSDPHVR; encoded by the coding sequence ATGAAACCCGATATGTTCAAACAGCCTGTCTCAATTTTTGTCGGCTTAGGCTTTCCGGCCGAGGTTCGCGGTGTGATGGACGCCTACCGGCATCTCGTCGAATGGCCGGGTTCACCGAGAGACGCGGCGCACGCGGTCGCACTAAAGGCATGCAGAGCCGCGTTGCGCGGTGAGATCGAAGCAGAGACCGCGCGGGGCCTGTTTGCCGCCTTCGCGAAGAAACACGATCTTCTCGCGCCGGAAAACAACATGATCGCCGCGTCTCGTCTGCCAGGCGACAGCGATCCACACGTTCGTTGA
- a CDS encoding conserved hypothetical protein (KEGG: atc:AGR_pAT_73 hypothetical protein), which translates to MMHDMLRQAIGNAMAMGPAVLVPRMQLKRPVEVVREPSLSVDDKRTILAAWASDFYAVESKPALRRPPGTPEPVSIDDVRSALDELDRRYGI; encoded by the coding sequence ATGATGCACGACATGCTGCGGCAGGCCATCGGCAACGCGATGGCGATGGGCCCCGCGGTTCTGGTTCCGCGCATGCAGCTCAAGCGCCCGGTCGAGGTGGTGAGAGAGCCGTCCCTATCGGTCGATGATAAGCGCACGATCCTGGCCGCCTGGGCGTCGGATTTTTACGCGGTCGAGTCGAAGCCCGCCCTCCGTCGGCCGCCCGGTACACCAGAGCCAGTTTCGATCGATGACGTGCGTTCCGCCCTCGATGAACTCGATCGGCGCTATGGCATCTGA
- a CDS encoding response regulator receiver protein (PFAM: response regulator receiver~SMART: response regulator receiver~KEGG: rpb:RPB_4041 response regulator receiver domain-containing protein): MIDNRNEWIAARAYALWEQAGRPLGQDELHWEQAVLERNLLERTRASSDGAEVYARVPRRADPDPVEGRSVLIVEDEPQLRYNIVDFLDKAGYRTLQAANADEALIHLRHNDVDALYTDINMPGSMDGLGLVATVRSRWPHMRIIVTSGFVNLSHRDLKAGVTFVSKPTSGLELLNLMANSA; this comes from the coding sequence ATGATCGACAATCGAAACGAATGGATCGCTGCGCGTGCTTATGCGCTATGGGAGCAGGCTGGTCGCCCGTTAGGCCAGGACGAACTGCATTGGGAGCAGGCGGTTCTGGAACGCAACTTGCTTGAACGGACACGTGCCTCGAGCGACGGCGCAGAGGTTTACGCTCGCGTGCCAAGGCGCGCGGATCCGGATCCGGTCGAGGGGAGAAGCGTCCTGATCGTGGAGGACGAGCCACAGCTTCGCTACAACATCGTCGATTTCCTCGACAAGGCCGGATACCGCACCCTCCAGGCGGCCAACGCAGACGAGGCGTTGATCCACTTACGGCACAACGACGTCGATGCGCTGTATACCGATATTAATATGCCGGGAAGCATGGACGGCCTGGGGCTTGTCGCCACCGTCCGCAGTCGGTGGCCGCACATGCGGATCATCGTAACGTCAGGCTTCGTGAATCTCTCGCATCGTGACCTAAAGGCTGGAGTAACGTTTGTATCGAAGCCCACCAGCGGACTTGAATTGCTCAATCTCATGGCCAATTCCGCCTAG
- a CDS encoding response regulator receiver protein (KEGG: gbe:GbCGDNIH1_2332 sensory transduction protein kinase) — MLITDHGLPGMSGADLAVACRRRQPELGIVFSSGMIGIPQIDGHQLISDAVLLGKPYDEAGLAMALAQFRKK; from the coding sequence ATGCTGATCACGGACCATGGACTGCCCGGTATGTCCGGCGCCGATCTCGCTGTAGCGTGTCGGCGCCGACAACCAGAGCTGGGGATTGTGTTCTCATCGGGGATGATCGGCATTCCGCAGATCGATGGCCACCAGCTGATCTCTGACGCTGTACTTCTCGGTAAACCCTACGACGAAGCCGGCCTGGCGATGGCTCTGGCACAGTTTCGAAAGAAGTAG
- a CDS encoding response regulator receiver protein (PFAM: response regulator receiver~SMART: response regulator receiver~KEGG: rec:RHECIAT_CH0003075 probable two-component response regulator protein) yields MAVILVVEDEPLIRFLLSDELVDAGHTVIEAASALEAIAVLGRCDHLDVMITDVDMPGGLSGIDLMKLVRSTRPETSVWVASGRDVRSQIDPGVFFLPKPYDYRELVYIVSERAHVRQVLATDQQRSG; encoded by the coding sequence ATGGCCGTTATTCTCGTCGTCGAAGACGAGCCGTTAATCCGCTTTCTCTTGTCGGATGAACTCGTGGATGCTGGACATACCGTCATCGAAGCCGCCAGCGCTTTGGAAGCCATCGCGGTGCTGGGCAGATGCGATCATTTGGACGTAATGATTACCGATGTCGACATGCCGGGCGGATTGAGTGGAATTGACCTGATGAAGCTAGTGAGATCCACTCGACCCGAGACGAGCGTATGGGTCGCGTCGGGCCGCGATGTCCGCTCGCAGATCGACCCCGGCGTTTTCTTCTTGCCCAAGCCATACGACTACCGCGAACTGGTCTATATTGTTTCCGAACGCGCTCACGTAAGGCAAGTCCTCGCGACCGACCAGCAGCGATCCGGTTGA
- a CDS encoding porin (PFAM: porin~KEGG: rec:RHECIAT_CH0002083 outer membrane protein), whose translation MKLIAAATLLALVSTTALAADAVPVISDAPVAAAPAFTWSGPYLGIDGGAGWLNGDFSAGGASASEDFNGGIFGGFVGYNFQFDNIVVGIEGNLEHNWNEEEALGADVGTDWTGAVRGRVGYAFDKALIYGAAGWTATRGYVDLPGLDKETETFNGYTVGAGLDFAITNNIFARGEYRYNDFGEKDVLGVDVDLDQHELKFGIGVKF comes from the coding sequence ATGAAGTTGATAGCCGCCGCAACGCTACTCGCTCTTGTCTCGACCACCGCGCTTGCGGCCGATGCGGTCCCGGTCATTTCGGACGCTCCCGTTGCGGCCGCTCCTGCATTTACCTGGTCCGGTCCGTACTTGGGTATCGATGGCGGCGCGGGATGGCTTAACGGTGACTTCAGCGCCGGTGGTGCCAGCGCTTCCGAGGATTTTAACGGCGGCATCTTCGGCGGTTTTGTGGGTTACAACTTCCAGTTCGATAACATTGTTGTTGGCATCGAGGGCAACCTCGAACACAACTGGAATGAAGAGGAAGCGCTGGGAGCTGACGTTGGGACCGATTGGACCGGCGCTGTTCGTGGTCGTGTCGGCTATGCTTTCGACAAGGCGCTGATCTATGGCGCAGCCGGTTGGACCGCGACGCGCGGTTACGTAGACCTGCCTGGCCTTGACAAGGAAACGGAGACCTTCAACGGCTACACCGTAGGAGCCGGCCTCGACTTCGCGATCACCAACAACATCTTCGCTCGTGGTGAATATCGGTACAACGACTTTGGCGAGAAGGACGTTCTCGGCGTTGACGTCGACCTCGATCAGCACGAACTCAAGTTTGGCATTGGCGTAAAGTTCTAA
- a CDS encoding transcriptional regulator, XRE family (PFAM: helix-turn-helix domain protein~SMART: helix-turn-helix domain protein~KEGG: mlo:msr0960 hypothetical protein) — translation MAKTLGTERHRALIALLVEKREASGLTQTELADKLGEYQSFVARLESGQRRVDVIEFLELARILNFDPLDALGRLARE, via the coding sequence GTGGCGAAGACGCTCGGCACGGAAAGGCATAGAGCGCTGATAGCGCTGCTGGTCGAGAAGCGAGAGGCATCAGGTCTCACGCAGACGGAGCTTGCTGACAAACTTGGCGAATACCAGTCGTTTGTCGCCCGATTGGAGAGCGGCCAACGTCGCGTCGACGTCATCGAGTTCCTCGAGCTGGCAAGAATACTGAATTTTGATCCTTTGGACGCCCTGGGCCGACTTGCTAGGGAGTAG
- a CDS encoding peptidase-like protein (KEGG: ypk:y3376 hypothetical protein) encodes MILRSVEIALLMEHRSSVFRFSWCASSASRASLPQSILSLPLAAEYSIDHKGLYATGQSGGGMMTMAMDIKYPELFSASLPVAGQWDPALVKPLAHKILWILVSQDDDKAWPDESAMIDVLSKEGATAARFWDGTWNAEQFHEPLRRSTQNGARSTSWPSDR; translated from the coding sequence ATGATCCTCAGGAGCGTTGAGATTGCCCTGCTCATGGAGCACCGTTCGTCGGTCTTCCGATTTTCCTGGTGCGCCAGTTCTGCTTCTCGTGCGTCCCTACCGCAATCGATCTTATCGCTGCCCCTCGCAGCCGAATATTCCATCGACCACAAGGGCCTCTACGCTACGGGTCAGTCGGGTGGCGGCATGATGACGATGGCAATGGATATCAAATACCCCGAGCTATTTTCGGCCTCCCTCCCGGTCGCCGGACAATGGGACCCGGCGCTGGTGAAGCCCCTGGCCCATAAAATTCTCTGGATCCTCGTGTCCCAGGACGATGACAAGGCTTGGCCCGACGAAAGTGCCATGATTGACGTGCTTTCCAAGGAAGGCGCCACTGCCGCGCGGTTTTGGGACGGCACCTGGAATGCAGAGCAGTTTCACGAACCGTTGCGGAGATCGACGCAGAACGGAGCCCGATCAACTTCGTGGCCTTCCGACAGGTAA
- a CDS encoding Patatin (PFAM: Patatin~KEGG: hypothetical protein): protein MRFLARIPHLTAVPLTRMTLAGLVCLLIGCTTARPIFQEVDARQAEIAGFENIRAPLDGEIDSAIRRRFQRTESRVPRKYLAISGGGAGGAFSVGVLKAWSERGDRPTFDLVSGVSTGALIAPFAFLGTKYDLVLEHLYTSGVATELLDRKFIVSGLLGESLYSQKPLREMVERYVDKLLLTEIADEYRKGRNLFVLTTNLDTQRAVLWDMGAIANSPRPDALGLFQNVLIASASIPGVFPAVRINAVVDGRPIVELHSDGGPSAQIMTVPEAVLSNVDLPVPAGARGSDMYLLVNNALMPEFAVTANSTLSVSTRAYSILVKSQTRQSLYAVYEYCRRVGAQFHMATIDVMVPYKISDPFNTGYMRAVFKIGYDRMLNGRLWRDRPTFSTTQ from the coding sequence ATGCGTTTTCTGGCGAGGATCCCTCATCTCACCGCGGTTCCACTGACGCGCATGACCCTTGCTGGGCTTGTTTGCCTTTTGATCGGTTGCACCACGGCGCGACCAATCTTTCAGGAGGTCGATGCACGTCAGGCGGAAATCGCGGGGTTTGAAAACATCCGCGCCCCGTTGGATGGCGAGATCGATTCAGCGATCAGGAGACGCTTTCAGAGGACTGAATCCCGGGTCCCTCGGAAATACTTGGCGATCTCAGGCGGCGGAGCCGGCGGAGCTTTCTCCGTCGGTGTTCTAAAAGCATGGTCTGAGCGCGGCGATCGGCCAACCTTCGACCTCGTGAGCGGCGTTAGTACCGGGGCCCTCATCGCCCCCTTCGCTTTCCTGGGAACGAAGTATGACCTCGTCCTCGAACATCTCTATACAAGCGGCGTCGCGACGGAACTGCTCGACCGAAAATTCATCGTCAGCGGTCTGCTCGGCGAAAGCTTGTATTCTCAGAAGCCCCTGAGGGAGATGGTCGAGAGATATGTGGACAAGCTCCTTCTCACCGAAATTGCTGACGAATACCGAAAAGGCCGAAATCTTTTTGTCCTGACGACAAATCTCGACACTCAACGTGCCGTTCTTTGGGATATGGGCGCCATAGCGAATAGCCCGCGGCCAGACGCTCTCGGCCTCTTCCAAAATGTCCTGATCGCATCGGCCAGCATTCCGGGCGTTTTCCCCGCCGTGCGGATCAATGCGGTGGTTGACGGGCGGCCGATCGTTGAGTTGCACTCCGATGGTGGGCCGTCAGCTCAGATCATGACCGTTCCGGAGGCCGTATTATCGAACGTCGATCTGCCGGTTCCCGCTGGGGCTCGGGGATCCGACATGTACTTACTGGTGAATAACGCGTTGATGCCCGAGTTTGCCGTGACGGCAAATTCGACGTTGTCGGTTAGCACAAGGGCGTACTCAATCCTTGTGAAGTCGCAGACGCGTCAATCGCTTTACGCGGTCTATGAATATTGCCGCCGGGTTGGTGCCCAGTTCCATATGGCTACCATCGACGTCATGGTGCCCTATAAGATAAGCGACCCATTTAATACTGGATACATGAGAGCCGTTTTCAAGATCGGCTATGACCGGATGTTAAATGGTCGGCTATGGCGTGATCGACCGACGTTCTCCACAACACAGTAA